The Manis javanica isolate MJ-LG chromosome 2, MJ_LKY, whole genome shotgun sequence genome contains a region encoding:
- the LHX3 gene encoding LIM/homeobox protein Lhx3 codes for MRLETELALYLGQPGAPAAAAICTFGGAPEIPLCAGCDQHILDRFILKALDRHWHSKCLTCSDCHAPLAERCFSRGESVYCKDDFFKRFGTKCAACQLGIPPTQVVRRAQDFVYHLHCFACVVCKRQLATGDEFYLMEDSRLVCKADYETAKQREAEATAKRPRTTITAKQLETLKSAYNTSPKPARHVREQLSSETGLDMRVVQVWFQNRRAKEKRLKKDAGRQRWGQYFRSMKRARGGAKSDKDSVQDEAQDSDAEVSFTDDPSMAEMGPANGLYNSLGEPTPALGRPSGAPGSFPLEHGGLAGPDQYRELRPGSPYAVPPSPAALQSLPGPQPLLSSLVYPDAGVGLVPAGAPGGPPPIRVLAGNGPSSDLSTGSSGGYPDFPASPASWLDEVEHTQF; via the exons ATGCGGCTGGAAACGGAACTGGCGCTTTACCTGGGGCAGCCGGGGGCCCCGGCAGCCGCTGCCATCTGCACCTTCGGGGGAGCTCCGG AGATCCCGCTGTGTGCCGGCTGTGACCAGCACATCCTGGACCGCTTCATCCTGAAGGCTCTGGACCGCCACTGGCACAGCAAGTGCCTCACGTGCAGCGACTGCCACGCGCCTCTGGCCGAGCGCTGCTTCAGCCGCGGGGAGAGCGTCTACTGCAAGGACGACTTCTTCAA GCGTTTCGGGACAAAGTGCGCCGCGTGCCAGCTGGGCATCCCGCCCACGCAGGTGGTGCGCCGCGCCCAGGACTTCGTGTACCACCTGCACTGCTTCGCCTGCGTCGTGTGCAAGCGGCAACTGGCCACGGGCGACGAGTTCTACCTCATGGAGGACAGCCGGCTAGTGTGCAAGGCGGACTACGAGACGGCCAAGCAGCGAG AGGCCGAGGCCACGGCCAAGCGGCCGCGCACGACCATCACGGCCAAGCAGCTGGAGACGCTGAAGAGCGCCTACAACACGTCTCCGAAGCCGGCGCGCCACGTGCGCGAGCAGCTCTCCTCCGAGACGGGCCTGGACATGCGCGTCGTGCAG GTGTGGTTCCAGAACCGCCGCGCCAAGGAGAAGCGGCTCAAGAAGGACGCGGGCCGGCAGCGCTGGGGGCAGTACTTCCGCAGCATGAAGCGCGCCCGCGGCGGCGCCAAGTCCGACAAGGACAGCGTCCAGGACGAGGCGCAGGACAGCGACGCCGAGGTCTCCTTCACCG ATGATCCGTCCATGGCCGAAATGGGCCCTGCCAACGGCCTCTACAACAGCCTGGGAGAGCCCACCCCGGCCTTGGGCCGGCCCTCAGGAGCCCCAGGCAGCTTCCCGCTGGAGCACGGAGGCCTGGCCGGTCCCGATCAGTACCGCGAGCTGCGCCCTGGCAGCCCCTACGCTGTGCCCCCATCTCCAGCTGCCCTGCAGAgcctccctggcccccagcccctcctctccaGCCTGGTGTACCCAGACGCCGGTGTGGGCCTTGTGCCTGCGGGGGCCCCGGGCGGGCCCCCGCCCATAAGAGTGCTGGCAGGGAACGGACCCAGCTCCGACCTGTCCACCGGGAGCAGCGGGGGCTACCCCGACTTCCCAGccagccctgcctcctggctggacGAGGTGGAGCACACTCAGTTCTGA